The DNA window ATTTTACCACTTCGTGTTTTCGGAAGTTTGTCTTTAAACTCAATTTCACGTGGTGCCGAATGGGCAGCTAACCCTTTCTTAACAAATTGCTGAATATCTTGAACCAATTCTTCTGAAGGCTCATAGCCATCGTTTAATGCCACAAACGCTTTAATAATTTCGCCACGTACCGGATCTGGCTTACCAATCACCCCGGCTTCAGCAACTGCTGGATGTTCCAGTAATTTGCTTTCTACTTCAAATGGTCCAACTCGCTCACCAGAAGTCATAATGACGTCATCCACGCGACCTTGGAACCAGAAATACCCTTCCTCGTCCATATAAGCTGAGTCCCCTGAAACATACCATTTATCTTTTAAGAAATAAGAATCGTATTTCGCTGGATTATTCCAAATTTGACGCATCATTGCTGGCCATCCTTTTTCAATCGCTAAGTTCCCCATCTGATTAGGTGGCAATACATTGCCTTGGTCATCGACAATGGCAACATTGATGCCCGGCACCGGTTTCCCCATTGAACCTGGCTTAATGTCGACAGATGGATAATTACAGATAGTTTGTGCTCCCGTTTCAGTCATCCACCACGTATCATGAATACGTTTGTCGAATACTTCCGCTCCCCATCTGACCACTTCAGGGTTTAACGGTTCCCCTACAGACAACACATGACGCAGCGTCGATAAATCATATTCTTTTACTAGTGCATCTCCTGCGCCCATCAACATACGGAAAGCTGTCGGTGCACTATACCAAACTGTTACGCCAAAATCTTCAATGGCTTTGTACCAGCCATCTGGAGAAAAGCGTCCACCTAAAATGACGGTCGTCACGCCATTCAACCAAGGCGAAAACACGCCATAAGCTGTTCCTGTCACCCAGCCTGGATCCGCTGTACACCAATAGATATCCGTTTCATTAAAGTCCAACACCCATTTCCCTGTCTGGTACTGCTGGACCATCGCATACTGGGCATGCAAGACACCTTTTGGTTTACCTGTAGAACCAGATGTGTAGTGAAGAACCAAACCATCTTCTTTGTCTAACCACTCAATATCAAATGTATCTGAGCTGACCGGTAACTGTTTCAACACATCGACGTGTCCGTCTTGCGCTTTAACGTTCTCCCCTACTAGAAAAATCGTTTCAAGCTCCGGCAAACGATCATAAGGAATCCGCTCTAATAGTTCTGGCGTTGTAACAATTGATTTGGCTCTACTATCGTCAAGTCGATCGTAAATAGCGCCTTCCATAAATGCTTCAAACAGCGGGCCGACAATTAGCCCCATTTTTAACGCTCCGAACATCATGAAATAGAGCTCCGGAGAACGAGGCATAAAAATGAAGAGGCGATCTCCTTTTGCTAATGTTGAATTTTCTTTTAACAAATTAGCTGCACGATTTGTCATACGCTTCATTTCATAAAACGTGTATGACTCATTACGATTTTGATCTTTGTAGTAAAGAGCTACTTTGTTTTTCCGGTCGGAATCTGCGTGACGATCAATGGCTTCGTGCGCCATGTTAACTCGACCAGTCTCATACCAACTAAATTCTTTTTCAACGTCAGCCCAATCAAAATTGGCAGCTATTTCTTCGTAATTATGTAATTGATGAATTCCTGGTTTTGCTGGTAAGATTTTCACATTCATACTGTTCACCCTTTCAAGTTGATTACTTATATTCTACAACATTGCCACAAATTATTGCGAACTATTTAAACTCTTTAGAAAACACTGCATATTCCAGTGGCTTTTTTCCAAATCTACTTACGTTCATGTATAATGGAACCAATTGTATCTGACAGGCGGTGAAATGATGGAACATAAAAAAATGTACAACTCGATGGAATTAGAAACTGAACACGGTCTTCTGGTCATTGAAGGTCCTATACCTGGAAAAGAAATAAGCAAACTTGAGTTCCACGAAGACTTGGTCGCCTTCAGACCACCCGCTCAGCAACACAAAGCCATTACCGAAATTGCCGATTTGCCAGAAGGACGTATTCTTATTGTTCGAGATGATAACATGATTGTCGGTTATGTTACATTTCTTTATCCGGATCCTTTAGAACGTTGGTCAGAAGGAAAAATGGATAACTTGATTGAACTTGGGGCAATTGAAGTAATTCCAAAATACAGAGGTAGCGGTGTTG is part of the Planococcus kocurii genome and encodes:
- the acsA gene encoding acetate--CoA ligase, yielding MNVKILPAKPGIHQLHNYEEIAANFDWADVEKEFSWYETGRVNMAHEAIDRHADSDRKNKVALYYKDQNRNESYTFYEMKRMTNRAANLLKENSTLAKGDRLFIFMPRSPELYFMMFGALKMGLIVGPLFEAFMEGAIYDRLDDSRAKSIVTTPELLERIPYDRLPELETIFLVGENVKAQDGHVDVLKQLPVSSDTFDIEWLDKEDGLVLHYTSGSTGKPKGVLHAQYAMVQQYQTGKWVLDFNETDIYWCTADPGWVTGTAYGVFSPWLNGVTTVILGGRFSPDGWYKAIEDFGVTVWYSAPTAFRMLMGAGDALVKEYDLSTLRHVLSVGEPLNPEVVRWGAEVFDKRIHDTWWMTETGAQTICNYPSVDIKPGSMGKPVPGINVAIVDDQGNVLPPNQMGNLAIEKGWPAMMRQIWNNPAKYDSYFLKDKWYVSGDSAYMDEEGYFWFQGRVDDVIMTSGERVGPFEVESKLLEHPAVAEAGVIGKPDPVRGEIIKAFVALNDGYEPSEELVQDIQQFVKKGLAAHSAPREIEFKDKLPKTRSGKIMRRVLKAWELNLPTGDLSSMED
- a CDS encoding GNAT family N-acetyltransferase, which translates into the protein MEHKKMYNSMELETEHGLLVIEGPIPGKEISKLEFHEDLVAFRPPAQQHKAITEIADLPEGRILIVRDDNMIVGYVTFLYPDPLERWSEGKMDNLIELGAIEVIPKYRGSGVGKALLRVSMMDDAFEDFIVITTEYYWHWDLKGTGLNVWEYRKVMEKMMQAGGLEYYATDDPEISSHPANCLMAKIGSRVDNESIQKFDQLRFMNRYMY